A window of the Corynebacterium minutissimum genome harbors these coding sequences:
- the galE gene encoding UDP-glucose 4-epimerase GalE, whose product MKLLVTGGAGYVGSVCAAVLVEEGHDVTIIDNFSTGNWDAVPEQARLVEGDVADVARSVLSEGGFEGVLHFAARSLVGESVEKPAEYWQHNVVTTLTLLNAMREFDVKNLVFSSTAATYGEPEQVPITEAMPTKPTNPYGASKLAIDDMITSFAKAYGLGATSLRYFNVAGAYGTIGENREVETHLIPLVLQVALEHRDKIFIFGDDYDTADGTAVRDYIHIRDLADAHVLALSTNTEGTHRIYNLGSGDGYSVKQVIETCREVTGHPIPAELAPRRAGDPATLVASSDKIKAELGWNPSRTDLTTIVSDAWDFTRQLGERAHSARR is encoded by the coding sequence ATGAAGCTTCTGGTCACTGGTGGCGCTGGATACGTCGGTAGCGTGTGCGCTGCGGTTCTTGTGGAGGAAGGCCACGACGTCACAATCATCGATAACTTTTCTACCGGCAATTGGGACGCCGTTCCCGAGCAAGCGCGTCTCGTGGAAGGTGACGTAGCGGATGTGGCGCGTTCCGTTCTCTCCGAGGGCGGTTTCGAGGGCGTTCTTCACTTTGCCGCGCGGTCTCTCGTCGGTGAGTCCGTGGAGAAACCGGCAGAGTACTGGCAGCACAATGTGGTCACCACGTTGACGCTTCTCAATGCTATGCGCGAGTTCGACGTCAAGAACCTCGTCTTCTCCTCAACGGCTGCTACTTATGGTGAGCCGGAGCAGGTCCCGATTACAGAAGCGATGCCGACTAAGCCGACCAACCCCTATGGTGCTTCAAAGCTCGCTATCGATGACATGATCACGTCCTTTGCCAAGGCTTATGGCCTAGGCGCTACCTCTCTGCGCTATTTCAACGTGGCCGGTGCCTACGGCACGATTGGTGAGAACCGTGAGGTTGAAACCCACCTCATCCCGCTGGTGCTTCAGGTGGCGTTGGAGCACCGCGACAAGATCTTCATCTTCGGTGATGACTACGATACTGCTGATGGCACCGCTGTTCGCGATTACATCCACATCCGTGACCTTGCGGATGCCCACGTGTTGGCGCTAAGCACCAACACTGAAGGCACCCACCGCATCTATAACTTGGGTTCCGGCGATGGCTACTCCGTCAAGCAGGTTATTGAGACCTGCCGCGAGGTTACCGGCCACCCCATCCCTGCAGAGTTAGCTCCCCGGCGCGCCGGAGACCCAGCAACACTGGTGGCTTCCTCCGACAAAATCAAGGCGGAGCTCGGGTGGAATCCGAGCCGCACGGATCTCACCACCATTGTCAGCGATGCCTGGGACTTCACCCGGCAGCTCGGCGAGCGAGCTCACTCGGCACGACGCTAG
- a CDS encoding DUF4192 domain-containing protein has protein sequence MSSYAAHTDNTPPITTPGHLLANIPGLLRFYPTESVIFMAIDTTPRGSAMGPIARVDIADAQEALPDIAATLSDKACEGIFAFLVSHRPLEELEEISCWLYNLDRVRDGIDVDAAWYVREIACGEHYAMLHGTVNTDGSGPMKKWVEGAVPALTDAPTMRSCVDHNVVPELSREEFFSTFARGNTHFDALEAEALGRQARDCATRLRARVAAATGTKRKELIDSFLDDVRWTLGTVATVEEVAHDVDMLQACAVWMSTTWTRDLVVGVCTDAGEEAASLLLATARTFDGEIRANALTLFALAQLNRDWEIYAGPALQTVAEEFPSHRLGSLLCRAYRYGLHDKMRDTIRSGAHEAYITAVGKTGGAPATAVTPTTPVTSVVPSELARRAAG, from the coding sequence ATGAGTTCTTACGCAGCACACACAGACAACACCCCACCGATTACAACTCCCGGCCACCTTCTTGCGAACATCCCAGGTCTCCTACGTTTCTATCCCACGGAGTCGGTCATTTTCATGGCCATTGATACCACTCCACGGGGGTCTGCCATGGGCCCCATTGCCCGCGTCGACATCGCAGATGCTCAAGAGGCCCTTCCAGATATAGCCGCTACGCTATCTGATAAGGCGTGCGAGGGAATCTTCGCCTTCCTCGTCTCGCATCGCCCGCTAGAAGAGCTCGAAGAGATTTCCTGTTGGCTCTATAACTTGGACCGAGTCCGCGATGGCATTGATGTTGACGCGGCATGGTATGTGAGGGAGATTGCGTGCGGCGAGCACTATGCCATGCTCCATGGCACGGTGAACACCGACGGTAGTGGCCCAATGAAAAAGTGGGTTGAGGGCGCGGTGCCGGCATTGACCGACGCCCCCACGATGCGCTCTTGCGTCGACCATAATGTCGTTCCGGAACTCAGCCGCGAGGAATTCTTTTCCACCTTTGCACGCGGAAACACTCACTTTGATGCCCTCGAAGCGGAAGCCCTTGGACGGCAAGCGCGCGATTGCGCAACGAGGTTGCGTGCGCGCGTAGCGGCTGCGACAGGGACCAAGCGTAAGGAGCTCATTGATAGCTTTCTGGATGATGTTCGCTGGACGCTCGGCACTGTGGCCACGGTCGAGGAGGTAGCCCACGATGTCGACATGCTTCAAGCATGTGCGGTGTGGATGTCAACCACCTGGACCCGGGACTTGGTGGTCGGTGTATGCACGGATGCAGGGGAGGAGGCTGCAAGTCTCTTGTTAGCGACTGCGCGCACATTTGACGGCGAAATCAGAGCGAATGCGCTGACACTTTTCGCGCTGGCACAGCTAAACCGAGATTGGGAGATATATGCAGGGCCCGCCTTGCAGACGGTGGCAGAGGAGTTTCCCAGCCACCGCTTAGGCTCACTACTGTGTCGGGCCTACCGCTATGGACTGCATGACAAGATGCGTGACACCATTCGCAGTGGGGCCCACGAGGCGTACATCACTGCTGTTGGCAAGACAGGCGGAGCCCCTGCAACTGCAGTGACTCCTACAACCCCAGTAACTAGCGTCGTGCCGAGTGAGCTCGCTCGCCGAGCTGCCGGGTGA
- a CDS encoding PAC2 family protein, whose protein sequence is MQEEQRRMYELEYPAPAVKDDSTEGNGPTMIVAMNGYADAGQAVEASADHLKAALDNRQLASFNNDELIDYRSRRPAVTIDHDRTVEIENTDLGIKVLRDNSGKPFLLLSGPEPDLRWEAFTDAVVNLVEKFDIKNTIMLYSAPMPVPHTRPTVVTAHGNAPELLNSMVRMESTMMVPGAAALYLERALDKKGRHVAGYTAHVPHYLAASPYPAATLRLLDSVASAVDLNIPLGSLEADVDRINQQLEEQVVDSEEIAGVVNQLEEQYDAYMERYRKRHPQAIMPGEEHMPTGEEIGADFEAFLAGLDDDPDILSENIDDREDNFGNNEGPESSAGDTDLGDDV, encoded by the coding sequence ATGCAGGAAGAACAGCGCCGCATGTATGAGCTGGAGTACCCCGCTCCAGCGGTCAAGGACGATTCCACTGAAGGCAACGGTCCCACCATGATTGTGGCTATGAACGGCTACGCCGATGCCGGGCAGGCAGTGGAGGCTAGCGCGGACCACCTCAAGGCTGCCTTGGACAACCGCCAGCTGGCATCCTTCAACAATGACGAGCTCATCGATTACCGCTCTCGCCGTCCGGCTGTCACCATTGATCATGACCGCACCGTGGAGATCGAAAACACTGATCTCGGCATCAAGGTACTGCGCGATAACTCTGGGAAACCTTTCCTGTTGCTTTCGGGGCCAGAGCCGGATTTGCGGTGGGAGGCGTTTACAGACGCCGTAGTCAACTTAGTGGAAAAGTTCGATATCAAGAACACCATCATGCTCTACTCCGCCCCGATGCCGGTGCCGCACACTCGGCCAACGGTTGTCACTGCACACGGTAATGCGCCTGAACTCCTTAACTCCATGGTGCGCATGGAGTCCACGATGATGGTGCCGGGGGCCGCTGCCCTCTATCTCGAGCGTGCTCTGGATAAGAAGGGCCGCCACGTCGCTGGTTATACGGCTCACGTGCCACACTACCTGGCGGCGTCCCCGTACCCGGCAGCTACGCTTCGCCTATTAGATTCCGTTGCGTCCGCAGTAGATCTCAACATTCCGCTGGGCAGCCTTGAAGCCGACGTTGACCGCATCAACCAGCAACTGGAAGAACAGGTTGTCGATTCAGAAGAGATCGCCGGCGTGGTCAACCAGCTCGAAGAGCAGTATGACGCGTACATGGAGCGCTACCGTAAGCGCCATCCGCAAGCGATCATGCCGGGCGAAGAACACATGCCTACTGGTGAGGAAATTGGCGCGGACTTCGAAGCTTTCCTCGCCGGCCTCGACGACGATCCCGATATTCTCTCGGAGAATATCGACGACCGTGAGGACAACTTCGGCAACAACGAAGGCCCAGAGTCCAGCGCAGGAGATACTGACCTGGGCGACGACGTATAG
- a CDS encoding DEAD/DEAH box helicase: MNLSQMLPDLAEVPESMVDEAIWDTFQSWTSGRGISLYPAQEEASLGILAGDNVILATPTGSGKSMVANAAHFIALARGQRSFYTAPIKALVSEKFFALCEIFGPENVGMMTGDATVNGSAPIIAATAEIVANIALRDGSEAAIDQVVMDEFHYYSEPDRGWAWQVPLLELPKAQFLLMSATLGDTAWLEKDLTERTGRTTTLVAGTTRPVPLDFSYVFSAVHETIEELLKSGKAPVYVVHFSQREASERAQALTSLSKVITPQEKEAIASELGAFRFTTTFGKDLSKLLRKGIGVHHAGMLPKYRRLVERLAQKGLLKIICGTDTLGVGINVPIRTVLMTGLAKYDGTRQRILKSREFHQIAGRAGRAGYDTEGTVVVEAPEHEIENAKARRRLGDDPARLKKLKKKSAREGEVSWSEKTYARLIDAEPEQLTSQFRVSNSMLLNVLARHGNGYEHLKHLLRTSHNTRARQNEDILTALSLFRGLLNAGVVQKSTKGLDIYGRPYHVVREMPRDFALNQPLGPFALAALTLLDPESESYALDVISVFESVLDDPRQVLIAQQKQRRGEEIAALKAEGVDYTERMAIVEDITWPKPLEELLEQSYETFCQTNPWAKEFELRPKSVVRDMLESAMTFSDLVATYGLARSEGVILRYLTDAWRTLKQSIPEEYLTEELEDIIVWLGELIRQVDSSLVDEWAEMAGEDSPISQKDLDRELAFGVEDPTALTANQRAFGIMVRNYFFRLAQLFALEKEDRLAELLEYLDEVPDFGEALDAYFDDYDDIDVGPAARGPEYFVLDKGDTSVKSGSRSWTVRQILKDPEDDNSYQIVGTVDLDASDEAGEVRLSELRVEY, encoded by the coding sequence GTGAACCTTTCTCAGATGCTGCCAGATCTCGCCGAAGTCCCCGAGTCAATGGTTGATGAGGCTATTTGGGACACCTTCCAGTCATGGACCTCTGGCCGGGGTATTTCGTTGTATCCCGCCCAGGAAGAGGCTTCCCTTGGCATCCTCGCCGGCGATAACGTCATCCTCGCCACTCCAACTGGTTCCGGTAAGTCCATGGTGGCTAACGCCGCGCACTTCATCGCGCTCGCCCGTGGCCAGCGAAGTTTCTACACCGCGCCCATCAAGGCGCTCGTGAGCGAGAAATTCTTCGCCCTGTGTGAGATTTTCGGACCGGAGAACGTCGGAATGATGACCGGTGACGCCACTGTCAACGGTTCTGCCCCCATCATCGCCGCCACCGCGGAGATTGTGGCCAACATTGCGCTTCGCGACGGCTCAGAAGCCGCCATCGACCAAGTAGTCATGGACGAGTTCCACTACTACTCCGAACCAGACCGCGGTTGGGCTTGGCAAGTACCACTTCTGGAGCTACCCAAGGCCCAGTTCCTCCTCATGTCTGCCACTCTCGGTGATACCGCGTGGCTGGAGAAGGACCTTACTGAGCGCACTGGGCGCACCACTACCCTCGTTGCAGGTACCACCCGCCCAGTCCCGCTGGATTTCTCTTACGTGTTCTCCGCAGTGCACGAGACTATCGAAGAGCTCCTCAAATCCGGTAAGGCGCCCGTTTACGTGGTGCACTTTTCCCAACGCGAGGCATCCGAGCGCGCCCAAGCGCTGACTTCTCTTTCAAAGGTCATCACACCACAAGAAAAGGAGGCCATCGCCTCCGAGCTTGGCGCCTTTCGCTTCACCACCACCTTTGGCAAAGATCTGTCGAAGCTTCTGCGCAAGGGCATCGGAGTGCACCATGCGGGAATGTTGCCTAAGTACCGCCGCCTAGTGGAGCGCTTGGCACAAAAGGGCCTGCTCAAGATCATCTGTGGCACTGACACCCTGGGTGTGGGCATTAACGTGCCGATCCGCACGGTGCTTATGACGGGCTTGGCCAAGTATGACGGCACGCGCCAGCGCATCCTCAAGTCTCGTGAGTTTCATCAGATTGCAGGCCGTGCCGGCCGCGCAGGTTATGACACTGAGGGCACGGTTGTCGTTGAGGCACCTGAGCATGAGATTGAGAATGCCAAGGCTCGGCGTCGCCTCGGCGATGACCCGGCGCGTCTGAAGAAGTTGAAGAAAAAATCCGCGCGCGAAGGCGAGGTTTCATGGTCGGAGAAGACCTACGCCAGGCTTATCGACGCCGAACCGGAACAACTCACTTCCCAGTTCCGGGTTTCGAACTCTATGTTGCTCAACGTCTTAGCTCGCCACGGCAACGGTTATGAGCATCTCAAGCACCTGCTGCGCACTAGCCACAACACCCGTGCTCGTCAGAACGAGGACATTCTTACCGCGCTTAGCTTGTTCCGCGGCCTGCTGAATGCCGGAGTGGTCCAAAAGTCCACCAAGGGGCTCGATATTTACGGCCGCCCCTATCACGTGGTGCGCGAGATGCCGCGCGACTTTGCTCTCAACCAGCCCCTAGGCCCCTTTGCCCTTGCCGCACTGACTTTGCTGGACCCTGAGTCGGAGTCCTATGCCCTCGATGTCATTTCTGTTTTCGAGTCTGTACTTGATGACCCGCGCCAAGTGCTTATTGCCCAGCAAAAGCAGCGGCGAGGCGAAGAGATCGCAGCGCTCAAGGCGGAGGGCGTGGACTATACCGAGCGCATGGCTATCGTGGAAGACATCACGTGGCCGAAGCCCTTGGAGGAGCTCCTCGAGCAATCATATGAGACCTTTTGCCAGACCAACCCGTGGGCTAAAGAGTTTGAGCTGCGGCCTAAGTCGGTAGTGCGTGACATGCTGGAGAGCGCCATGACGTTCTCAGACCTCGTCGCGACCTACGGCCTTGCTCGTTCGGAAGGCGTTATCCTGCGCTACCTCACTGACGCTTGGCGCACGCTTAAGCAATCCATCCCTGAGGAGTATCTCACCGAAGAGCTTGAGGATATTATCGTGTGGCTCGGTGAGCTCATTCGCCAGGTGGACTCTTCGTTGGTCGATGAATGGGCAGAAATGGCTGGCGAAGACTCCCCTATCTCCCAGAAGGATCTAGACCGAGAGCTTGCTTTCGGCGTAGAAGATCCCACAGCGCTCACCGCAAACCAGCGTGCCTTTGGCATCATGGTTCGCAACTACTTCTTCCGGCTTGCCCAGCTTTTTGCTTTGGAAAAGGAGGACCGGCTGGCTGAGCTGCTGGAGTATCTCGATGAGGTTCCGGACTTTGGTGAGGCTCTTGACGCGTACTTCGACGATTACGACGATATCGATGTCGGTCCGGCTGCACGTGGACCCGAATACTTCGTCCTCGACAAGGGCGACACGTCAGTGAAATCAGGATCGCGGTCGTGGACTGTGCGCCAAATCCTCAAGGATCCTGAAGACGACAACTCCTACCAGATTGTGGGCACCGTGGACTTAGACGCGTCGGATGAGGCCGGCGAGGTACGCCTATCTGAGTTGCGCGTAGAGTACTAA